Proteins encoded together in one Vigna angularis cultivar LongXiaoDou No.4 chromosome 5, ASM1680809v1, whole genome shotgun sequence window:
- the LOC108322007 gene encoding cell division cycle protein 48 homolog produces the protein MSHHAESSDSKSEKKDFSTAILERKKSPNRLVIDEAVTDDNSVVSMHPETMEKNKLFNGDTILIKGKKRRDTVCIVLANEKCEEAKLRMNKVVRSNLRVRLGDVVSVYCSDVPYGKRVHILPIDDTIEGLTGNLFDSYLKPYFLEAYRPLRKGDLFLVRGGMRSVEFKVIETDPGECCVVAPDTEIFCEGEPVKREDEERLDDVGYDDVGGVRKQMAQIRELVELPLRHPQLFKSIGVKPPKGILLYGPPGSGKTLIARAVANETGAFFFCINGPEIMSKLAGESESNLRKAFEEAEKNAPSIIFIDEIDSIAPKREKTHGEVERRIVSQLLTLMDGLKSRAHVIVIGATNRPNSMDPALRRFGRFDREIDIGVPDEVGRLEVLRIHTKNIKLSDDVDLERISKDTHGYVGADLAALCTEAALQCIREKMDVIDLEDESIDAEILNSMAVSNEHFLTSLGTSNPSALRETVVEVPNVSWADIGGLENVKRELQETVQYPVEHPEKFEKFGMSPSKGVLFYGPPGCGKTLLAKAIANECQANFISVKGPELLTMWFGESEANVREIFDKARQSAPCVLFFDELDSIATQRGSSVGDAGGAADRVLNQLLTEMDGMSAKKTVFIIGATNRPDIIDPALLRPGRLDQLIYIPLPDEESRYQIFKACMRKSPVSKEVDLGALAKYTKGFSGADITEICQRACKYAIRENIEKDIEQEKKRRESPGAMDEDNEEDVAEIKAAHFEESMKFARRSVSDADIRKYQAFAQTLQQSRGFGSDFRFPEAGGSDPFATSAAGAEEDDLYS, from the exons TCCTGAAACCATGgagaaaaataaactttttaacgGAGATACTATCCTCATCAAG GGAAAGAAACGTAGGGACACGGTTTGCATTGTTCTGGCAAACGAGAAATGTGAGGAAGCGAAGTTAAGGATGAATAAAGTTGTGAGGTCGAATTTGAGGGTTCGTCTTGGAGATGTTGTGTCTGTCTATTGCTCTGATGTTCCGTATGGGAAGCGTGTCCACATTCTTCCCATTGATGATACCATTGAAGGTCTCACAGGCAATCTCTTTGATTCATATTTGAAAC CATATTTCTTGGAGGCTTATCGTCCTCTGAGAAAGGGAGATCTATTCCTGGTTCGAGGAGGGATGAGAAGTGTAGAGTTTAAGGTCATTGAAACTGATCCTGGGGAGTGTTGTGTGGTTGCTCCAGACACTGAAATATTCTGTGAGGGGGAACCTGTGAAAAGAGAGGATGAAGAAAGGCTGGATGATGTTGGGTATGATGATGTGGGTGGCGTCAGGAAGCAAATGGCACAGATTCGTGAGTTGGTAGAGCTTCCTCTTAGGCATCCACAACTTTTTAAATCGATTGGAGTGAAACCACCCAAAGGAATTCTGCTGTATGGACCCCCAGGATCTGGTAAGACCTTGATAGCAAGAGCTGTTGCTAATGAGACTGGAGCGTTCTTCTTTTGTATCAATGGACCAGAGATTATGTCCAAACTGGCTGGAGAGAGTGAAAGCAACCTTAGGAAAGCATTTGAAGAAGCTGAAAAGAATGCCCCCTCCATCATATTTATTGATGAGATTGATTCTATTGCACCCAAGCGAGAGAAAACACATGGTGAAGTTGAAAGGAGGATTGTTTCTCAACTTTTGACTCTTATGGATGGATTGAAATCTCGTGCACATGTTATTGTTATTGGAGCTACGAATCGGCCAAATAGCATGGACCCTGCATTGAGAAGGTTTGGTAGATTTGATAGGGAAATTGATATTGGTGTTCCTGATGAAGTTGGGAGACTTGAAGTCCTTCGCATACATACCAAAAACATCAAGCTTTCAGATGAT GTTGATTTAGAgagaatatcaaaagatactcATGGATATGTTGGTGCCGACCTTGCTGCCCTTTGCACTGAAGCTGCTCTGCAATGCATCCGGGAGAAGATGGATGTCATTGATTTGGAAGATGAGAGCATTGATGCTGAAATACTGAATTCTATGGCAGTTTCAAATGAACATTTCCTTACTTCTTTAGGAACTAGCAATCCATCTGCTTTACGTGAAACT gtTGTCGAGGTGCCCAATGTCAGTTGGGCAGATATTGGAGGTCTTGAGAATGTCAAGCGTGAGCTGCAAGAG ACTGTTCAATATCCTGTGGAGCACCCTGaaaaatttgagaaatttgGTATGTCACCATCAAAAGGAGTTCTGTTCTATGGTCCTCCTGGATGTGGGAAAACTTTGTTAGCCAAAGCAATTGCTAATGAATGTCAAGCTAACTTCATCAGCGTGAAAGGCCCAGAATTGCTCACTATGTGGTTTGGTGAAAGTGAGGCCAACGTTCGAGAAATTTTTGACAAGGCCAGACAATCAGCTCCATGTGTCCTCTTCTTTGACGAGCTTGATTCTATTGCTACCCAG AGAGGAAGTAGTGTTGGGGATGCCGGTGGAGCTGCTGATAGAGTTCTGAATCAACTTCTCACTGAAATGGATGGCATGTCTGCTAAAAAGACTGTGTTCATAATTGGGGCAACCAACAGACCTGACATCATTGACCCAGCTCTTCTACGGCCTGGCCGTCTAGATCAACTGATATATATTCCTCTCCCTGATGAAGAATCCCGTTATCAAATTTTCAAGGCATGCATGAGGAAGTCACCTGTCTCAAAAGAGGTTGATTTGGGAGCACTAGCTAAGTATACTAAAGGCTTTAGTGGTGCTGACATAACAGAGATATGCCAGCGGGCATGCAAATATGCTATTAGAGAAAACATAGAAAAG GACATAGAGcaggagaagaagagaagagaaagccCTGGGGCCATGGATGAAGACAACGAAGAAGATGTTGCAGAGATCAAGGCTGCTCATTTTGAAGAGTCAATGAAGTTTGCGCGTAGGAGTGTTAGTGATGCTGATATACGTAAATACCAGGCATTTGCTCAGACCTTACAACAATCCCGTGGCTTTGGAAGTGATTTTAGGTTTCCAGAGGCTGGTGGATCTGACCCCTTTGCAACTTCTGCTGCTGGGGCCGAAGAAGATGATCTGTATAGttag